A region from the Simiduia sp. 21SJ11W-1 genome encodes:
- a CDS encoding beta-N-acetylhexosaminidase, producing MHNKLIKAAGISLSFLFLLACGEPEPQAQSQAVLSLDADYTQPLAAAPVAIVPKPVSVSPLDGEFKLTAATQLHIAAGAEPVAQYLRELIGPATGYTLPLAQGDGAPSVIALVIDPAIEQDEAYELTVAPNKISLRAKNIVGLFWGVQTLRQLLPADIETNAPINRAYWPVAGVAIKDAPAFKYRGMHLDVSRTFFPVWFIKQYLDLMAMHKLNYFHWHLTDDQGWRIEIKQFPRLTEVGAWRSGTVVGHTYDKTYLNDNQQLGGFYTQAQIRDIVAYAQARNITIIPEIDVPGHASAILKAYPELACVEKDFDVQQHFGVFPEVLCPTEETFAFLEKVFTEVAELFPSPYLHVGGDEVKTEQWASCTYCNELMAREGLEDYFALQGYFIGRVEASINKLGRKIIGWDEILEGDVAPSATITSWRGVEGAIHAAKAGHDAIMAPGSHLYFDHYQSRSVDEPLAIHGLTPVQETYAFQVMPDELKGTEAANRILGAQGHLWTEYVRTPAKAEYMILPRMSALAEVVWTGDEGRSWNDFAKRLPAMIERFEQKGLNVAKTVYAVTSEVAHTQQGFQVILTSDMPNTKIRYTTDGSLPNHTSPVYKQPLLLKNGGVVRARALNTETGELYAERRLTLVDHLGLHASLEVLTEADRAWNTHPELSLVDGVLARDQIFQLDDWATFNGVDFEAIVSFDTAQTVQRLNLGFNPGRFRDFFGPTKLVVLASDDKSSWQPVASQDFTNDAKPQLGNSVTLEFAPVAAKYFKVIAENRAERFSTEKSKPVPATLYIDELIIQ from the coding sequence ATGCACAATAAATTGATAAAAGCCGCCGGTATTTCGCTGTCATTTTTATTTTTACTGGCCTGTGGCGAACCTGAGCCCCAGGCGCAATCGCAAGCCGTACTTTCGCTGGATGCCGATTACACCCAGCCCTTAGCGGCGGCACCCGTTGCCATTGTGCCCAAACCTGTATCGGTAAGCCCCCTTGACGGTGAGTTTAAATTAACCGCGGCAACGCAGTTACACATTGCTGCAGGTGCAGAGCCTGTTGCGCAATACCTGCGTGAATTGATTGGCCCGGCCACAGGCTACACTTTGCCACTGGCACAAGGTGATGGCGCGCCTTCAGTGATTGCGCTTGTGATAGATCCAGCCATTGAGCAAGATGAAGCCTACGAGCTGACAGTAGCACCCAACAAGATAAGCCTGCGCGCCAAAAATATCGTGGGCTTGTTTTGGGGTGTACAAACCCTGCGTCAATTGCTGCCGGCAGATATTGAAACCAATGCGCCCATTAACCGCGCCTATTGGCCGGTAGCCGGTGTTGCCATAAAAGATGCCCCGGCGTTTAAATACCGTGGCATGCACCTGGATGTAAGCCGTACCTTCTTCCCCGTGTGGTTCATTAAGCAGTACCTGGATTTAATGGCCATGCACAAGCTCAATTATTTTCATTGGCATTTAACCGATGATCAGGGCTGGCGCATTGAAATTAAACAGTTCCCGCGCTTAACCGAGGTGGGTGCCTGGCGCAGTGGCACCGTAGTGGGCCACACCTACGACAAAACCTATTTGAACGACAATCAGCAATTGGGCGGCTTTTACACCCAGGCGCAAATACGCGACATAGTGGCCTACGCCCAAGCACGAAACATCACCATCATTCCCGAAATTGATGTGCCAGGCCACGCCTCTGCCATTTTAAAAGCCTACCCGGAGCTTGCCTGCGTTGAGAAAGATTTCGATGTGCAGCAGCACTTTGGTGTGTTCCCCGAGGTGTTGTGCCCCACAGAAGAAACCTTCGCGTTTTTGGAAAAAGTGTTTACCGAAGTGGCGGAGTTGTTTCCATCACCTTACCTGCATGTGGGTGGCGATGAAGTAAAAACAGAGCAGTGGGCCAGTTGCACTTATTGCAATGAATTAATGGCGCGTGAAGGCCTTGAAGATTACTTCGCGCTACAGGGCTACTTTATAGGCCGCGTTGAAGCCTCTATTAACAAGTTGGGCCGCAAGATCATCGGTTGGGATGAAATTCTTGAAGGTGACGTTGCGCCAAGTGCCACAATTACCTCCTGGCGCGGTGTGGAGGGTGCCATTCACGCCGCCAAGGCCGGCCACGATGCCATCATGGCGCCCGGCTCGCACCTGTATTTTGATCACTACCAATCGCGCTCGGTAGATGAACCCCTGGCTATTCATGGTTTGACCCCTGTGCAGGAAACCTACGCCTTTCAGGTGATGCCAGATGAGCTAAAAGGCACCGAGGCCGCCAACCGCATACTTGGCGCCCAAGGCCATTTATGGACGGAGTATGTACGCACCCCGGCCAAAGCCGAGTACATGATTTTGCCGCGCATGTCGGCACTGGCCGAAGTGGTGTGGACGGGCGATGAAGGCCGCAGCTGGAATGATTTCGCCAAGCGTCTACCCGCCATGATCGAGCGCTTTGAGCAAAAAGGTTTGAATGTGGCGAAAACGGTGTATGCCGTGACCTCTGAAGTGGCGCACACCCAGCAGGGCTTTCAGGTGATTTTAACCAGCGATATGCCGAACACGAAAATCCGTTATACCACCGATGGCTCGCTACCCAATCATACAAGCCCCGTGTACAAACAGCCGTTGCTGCTTAAAAACGGCGGCGTAGTGCGCGCGCGCGCTTTGAATACCGAAACGGGTGAGCTGTATGCCGAACGTCGCTTAACACTGGTGGACCATTTGGGTTTGCACGCAAGCCTTGAGGTGCTCACCGAGGCAGACCGCGCCTGGAATACTCACCCGGAGTTGAGCCTGGTAGATGGCGTGCTGGCTCGCGATCAAATTTTCCAGCTTGACGACTGGGCAACCTTCAACGGCGTAGATTTTGAGGCCATTGTGTCTTTTGATACCGCACAAACCGTGCAGCGGCTAAATTTGGGTTTTAACCCCGGGCGCTTTCGCGATTTCTTCGGGCCAACCAAGTTGGTGGTTTTGGCCTCAGACGACAAATCATCCTGGCAGCCGGTAGCCAGCCAAGATTTCACCAATGATGCAAAGCCTCAATTGGGCAACTCGGTTACACTGGAGTTTGCACCCGTGGCTGCCAAGTATTTCAAAGTTATTGCTGAAAACCGGGCCGAGCGCTTTTCAACCGAGAAAAGCAAACCCGTGCCTGCAACGCTCTATATAGATGAACTGATTATCCAATAA
- a CDS encoding acyltransferase family protein, giving the protein MKQRYLALDAMRGLTLALMIVVNTPGSWAHIYAPLRHAQWHGWTPTDLVFPFFLFIVGAALFFSRAAQVQVPLTHQLLRIAKRAGLLVLIGVLLEYYPFQQPLENLRLPGVLQRIGLAYGLAACAQLAWQPMTARAQMFANTTLIAVIVVGYSVLLRTAAEPFSLEGNLVRTLDVALLGAPHLWAGAGVAFDPEGLLSTLPAVATVLIGYEAARWLRSGQRFWVLMAGLTGVGLVLTGSAYLWPDPINKSLWTSSYVLLTGGLGLVCLASLLLLERWWVGARLQKPLVVLGENPLFIYILAWVWVRSYGLIATEEGTLYQTVYQWFSGFASLEAASLMFALAHLLPLWGLAWWLHKRKIFIKI; this is encoded by the coding sequence GTGAAGCAGCGCTATTTGGCTTTGGATGCAATGCGTGGCCTTACGCTTGCGTTGATGATTGTGGTGAATACACCAGGCTCGTGGGCGCATATTTACGCGCCCCTGCGCCACGCCCAGTGGCACGGTTGGACGCCCACAGATCTGGTGTTCCCGTTTTTTCTGTTTATTGTGGGCGCGGCGCTTTTTTTCAGCCGCGCAGCCCAAGTGCAGGTGCCATTAACCCATCAGCTGTTACGCATCGCCAAGCGCGCAGGCCTGTTGGTGTTAATTGGCGTGCTGCTTGAGTATTACCCCTTTCAGCAACCACTCGAGAATTTGCGCCTGCCCGGTGTGCTGCAACGCATTGGTTTGGCCTATGGGCTGGCGGCCTGTGCGCAATTGGCTTGGCAGCCGATGACTGCACGCGCGCAGATGTTTGCCAATACCACACTCATCGCCGTGATTGTTGTGGGCTATTCGGTGTTGCTGCGCACTGCAGCCGAGCCCTTTAGCCTGGAGGGCAACCTTGTGCGCACGCTGGATGTGGCGCTCTTGGGTGCCCCGCATCTGTGGGCGGGCGCAGGCGTTGCCTTTGATCCAGAGGGTTTATTAAGTACATTGCCTGCCGTTGCCACGGTGTTGATCGGTTACGAGGCCGCCCGCTGGCTGCGCTCGGGGCAGCGCTTTTGGGTGCTAATGGCAGGGCTTACAGGCGTGGGGTTAGTGCTAACAGGGAGTGCCTACCTCTGGCCAGACCCAATCAACAAATCCCTTTGGACTTCAAGCTACGTGCTACTTACCGGTGGCCTGGGGCTTGTGTGCTTGGCGTCATTGCTGCTGCTTGAGCGTTGGTGGGTTGGTGCCCGGCTGCAAAAGCCCTTGGTGGTGCTTGGGGAAAATCCGCTGTTTATTTATATTCTGGCGTGGGTGTGGGTGCGTAGCTACGGCTTGATAGCCACCGAAGAGGGCACCTTGTACCAAACGGTTTACCAATGGTTTTCAGGCTTTGCAAGCCTTGAGGCTGCGAGCCTGATGTTTGCGCTGGCACATCTTCTACCTTTGTGGGGGCTTGCCTGGTGGCTGCACAAGCGCAAAATTTTTATCAAAATTTAA
- the cobB gene encoding Sir2 family NAD+-dependent deacetylase — translation MPKIVILTGAGISAESGLKTFRDNNGLWENHRVEEVATPEAFAANPDLVYRFYNLRRASLAETRPNSAHAALAELEQHLGSEDFLLVTQNVDNLHEQAGSQRLLHMHGELTKARCTACQSVHEWPNPLDATSRCPACHNTASLRPHIVWFGEMPLYMSEIYQALAECDVFVSVGTSGNVYPAAGFYQEAKAFGARTIELNLEPSANARDFDEGHYGPATKVVPEFVAKVKTGAYG, via the coding sequence ATGCCTAAAATTGTAATTCTCACAGGCGCGGGTATTTCTGCGGAATCGGGCTTGAAAACCTTTCGCGATAACAACGGCCTGTGGGAAAACCACCGCGTAGAAGAGGTAGCCACACCGGAGGCCTTCGCCGCCAACCCGGATCTGGTGTACCGGTTTTACAATTTGCGCCGCGCCTCGCTCGCCGAAACCCGGCCCAATAGCGCACACGCAGCACTCGCCGAGCTGGAGCAACATTTAGGTAGTGAAGATTTTTTGCTGGTTACCCAAAACGTAGACAACCTGCATGAACAGGCGGGCAGCCAGCGATTGCTGCACATGCATGGCGAGCTCACCAAAGCCCGCTGCACCGCCTGCCAATCTGTGCACGAATGGCCCAACCCTCTCGATGCCACCAGCCGCTGCCCGGCATGCCACAACACTGCAAGCCTGCGCCCGCACATCGTGTGGTTTGGCGAGATGCCGTTGTATATGAGTGAGATTTATCAGGCGCTGGCTGAATGCGATGTGTTTGTGTCTGTGGGCACCTCGGGCAACGTTTACCCGGCGGCAGGCTTTTACCAAGAGGCCAAGGCCTTTGGTGCCCGCACAATTGAGCTCAACCTGGAGCCCTCCGCCAATGCGCGGGATTTTGATGAAGGCCACTATGGCCCTGCCACAAAAGTGGTGCCTGAATTTGTGGCAAAGGTGAAAACCGGCGCTTACGGTTAG
- a CDS encoding sugar MFS transporter, with the protein MSSSIAVSEQSRGGTLIPMLIIGILFFIFGFVTWLNGSLIPFLKIVCELNEFQALFVTFAFYIAYTFMALPSAAVLKRTGYKMGMVLGLIVMAVGALMFIPAAQTSHYALFLVALFVLGAGLTLLQTASNPYIVCVGPRESAAMRISVMGLVNKGAGIVVPVLFATWILTGMDQFEEPVLAALSAAEREARLAELSGRLVMPYIYMAIALVGLAAFVKFSPLQELELEEPDSEVDDKLGILAFPQVILGAVALFMYVGVEVIAGDTIGLYGRSLGVSHFGALTSYTMTFMVIGYGLGVLTIPRFLSQERALLGSALLGLLFTAGVMFGSGESHQISAVMFGWMGIPTVPDTVTFLALLGFANALVWPAVWPLALEGLGKYTGTGSALLIMGIAGGAILPLAYGHFADTSGSSQVAYWVMIPCYLFILFYALKGHKLRQWR; encoded by the coding sequence ATGAGTAGCTCAATCGCAGTATCTGAACAGTCCCGTGGCGGCACGTTAATCCCTATGCTGATCATCGGCATATTGTTTTTCATTTTCGGCTTTGTTACCTGGCTGAATGGATCTCTCATTCCTTTTTTGAAAATTGTTTGTGAACTCAACGAGTTCCAGGCGCTGTTTGTTACCTTTGCGTTCTACATTGCCTACACCTTTATGGCCTTGCCATCGGCTGCGGTGCTCAAGCGTACCGGCTATAAAATGGGCATGGTGCTGGGTTTGATTGTGATGGCCGTGGGCGCCTTGATGTTTATTCCCGCAGCCCAAACCAGCCACTATGCATTGTTTTTGGTGGCCCTGTTTGTATTGGGTGCGGGCTTAACCTTGCTGCAAACCGCCTCTAACCCCTACATCGTGTGTGTCGGCCCCCGTGAAAGTGCCGCCATGCGCATCAGTGTGATGGGCCTGGTTAACAAGGGCGCGGGCATTGTGGTGCCGGTGCTGTTTGCAACCTGGATTCTCACGGGTATGGATCAATTTGAAGAACCCGTGTTGGCTGCACTCAGTGCTGCCGAGCGCGAGGCCCGTTTGGCCGAGTTGTCTGGCCGGTTGGTAATGCCTTACATCTACATGGCCATTGCCTTGGTTGGCTTGGCGGCATTTGTAAAATTCTCGCCCCTGCAGGAGTTGGAGCTTGAAGAGCCAGATAGTGAAGTAGACGACAAGCTCGGCATTCTTGCATTCCCGCAGGTGATACTGGGTGCTGTTGCCTTGTTTATGTACGTGGGTGTAGAAGTTATTGCCGGCGACACCATCGGCCTGTATGGCCGCTCGCTGGGTGTCTCGCACTTTGGTGCGCTCACCTCTTACACCATGACGTTTATGGTTATAGGTTATGGCCTGGGTGTGCTTACTATTCCGCGCTTTTTATCGCAAGAGCGTGCGCTTTTGGGCTCTGCCTTGTTGGGCTTGTTGTTTACCGCAGGCGTGATGTTCGGCTCGGGTGAATCCCATCAAATCAGCGCCGTTATGTTTGGCTGGATGGGCATTCCCACCGTGCCCGATACCGTCACCTTTTTAGCATTGCTCGGTTTTGCCAACGCACTTGTATGGCCTGCAGTATGGCCGCTGGCATTGGAAGGCCTGGGTAAATACACCGGTACCGGCAGTGCACTGTTGATTATGGGTATCGCCGGTGGCGCCATTTTACCGCTGGCCTATGGGCACTTTGCCGATACCTCGGGCAGCAGCCAAGTGGCTTACTGGGTAATGATTCCCTGCTACCTGTTTATTTTGTTCTACGCGTTGAAAGGCCACAAGTTGCGCCAGTGGCGCTAG
- the nagK gene encoding N-acetylglucosamine kinase, with protein sequence MYLGIDGGGSKTKAILVNEANEVIGTGLAGPSNPLHGVEQAFTSIRLSAELALEDAGLPRSHIRNLIVGAGLAGVNLPDLYQVVDQWEHPFADFFLTTDLHIACLGAHGGGDGAVIITGTGSCGYSNVKNRTLIVGAHGFPFGDKGSGAWMGLEALKYALLSSDGLAPQSPLQARVEQHLDAKGIDMVGRMATATSSRYARLAPLVLELAEAGDPVSLAIAKDGANYISQVAEKLLAQGPERLSMLGGLAPRLQQWMAPEIVVRLSEVQFSPEFGALLYAKQQLKQLVKTA encoded by the coding sequence ATGTACCTTGGCATTGACGGTGGTGGCAGTAAAACCAAGGCCATTCTAGTTAACGAAGCTAATGAAGTTATAGGTACCGGGCTCGCCGGGCCTTCCAACCCGCTGCACGGCGTAGAGCAGGCCTTTACCTCTATCAGATTATCTGCCGAGCTGGCCCTTGAAGATGCGGGCCTGCCCCGTAGCCACATCAGAAACCTCATTGTAGGCGCAGGCCTTGCGGGCGTGAATCTGCCAGACCTCTATCAGGTGGTAGATCAATGGGAGCATCCCTTTGCGGATTTCTTTCTAACCACAGATTTACACATCGCGTGCCTGGGCGCACACGGTGGTGGTGATGGTGCGGTAATCATTACCGGAACCGGCAGCTGTGGTTATTCCAACGTTAAAAATCGCACCTTGATTGTGGGCGCTCACGGCTTCCCGTTTGGTGATAAAGGCAGCGGCGCCTGGATGGGCCTGGAAGCATTGAAATATGCGCTGCTTTCCTCAGACGGCCTGGCGCCCCAAAGCCCGCTGCAAGCACGTGTTGAGCAGCATTTGGATGCCAAGGGCATCGATATGGTAGGCCGCATGGCTACCGCCACCTCCAGCCGCTACGCACGCCTGGCACCCCTGGTGCTCGAGCTTGCCGAAGCCGGCGACCCGGTGAGCCTTGCCATTGCCAAAGACGGCGCCAATTACATTTCACAGGTTGCTGAAAAGCTGCTGGCACAGGGGCCTGAACGGCTTTCGATGCTGGGCGGCTTGGCCCCGCGCTTACAGCAATGGATGGCGCCGGAAATTGTCGTGCGCTTAAGTGAGGTACAGTTCTCGCCTGAGTTTGGTGCGTTGCTTTACGCCAAGCAACAGCTTAAGCAATTAGTTAAAACGGCCTAG
- a CDS encoding glycerophosphodiester phosphodiesterase, with protein sequence MGRFLKGFVVTLAVLACVYSVLRFMVPVAAVSHSYFDNTAFEVIAHGAGQGLQPKNTLEAALMADRVDADIIEIDIHASVDGVLVLSHDDTVDDMTNGTGLIREKTFAELQALDAAQGFRRDEGAPLAGTGVKIPALADVFTALPHARYIIEIKQLTPSIAEQLCELVRAHKLSSQVLVGSFFTGPLAAFRAACPEVATSMSQDEVTNLVLLQKLRLAHLYDVPGVALQVPVASGGIEIVNESFVADMHAQGLKVHVWTINDIDEMRRLIALGVDGIITDYPDRLHRVLVTQGH encoded by the coding sequence ATGGGGCGCTTTCTCAAAGGGTTTGTAGTAACGCTGGCTGTATTGGCATGTGTATACAGCGTGTTGCGGTTTATGGTGCCCGTGGCGGCCGTTTCGCACAGCTACTTTGATAACACCGCCTTTGAAGTGATTGCCCACGGCGCAGGGCAAGGCTTGCAGCCCAAAAATACGCTGGAAGCCGCGCTCATGGCAGATCGCGTGGACGCCGATATTATTGAAATCGATATACACGCAAGTGTTGATGGTGTGCTGGTGTTAAGCCACGACGACACAGTTGACGACATGACCAACGGCACCGGCCTCATTCGTGAAAAAACCTTTGCCGAACTGCAAGCGCTGGATGCCGCCCAAGGCTTCAGGCGCGATGAAGGCGCTCCCCTGGCAGGCACGGGTGTAAAAATTCCGGCACTTGCCGATGTATTTACCGCATTGCCCCATGCCCGTTACATCATTGAAATAAAGCAGCTCACCCCGTCTATTGCAGAGCAGCTGTGTGAGTTGGTGCGCGCGCACAAGCTTTCTTCGCAGGTGTTGGTGGGCTCGTTTTTTACCGGGCCATTGGCAGCCTTTAGGGCTGCCTGCCCGGAAGTGGCGACCTCTATGTCGCAAGATGAAGTAACCAATCTTGTGTTGCTGCAAAAGCTGCGCTTGGCGCACCTGTACGATGTGCCGGGTGTGGCGCTTCAGGTGCCGGTGGCATCGGGCGGCATTGAAATTGTGAACGAAAGTTTTGTAGCGGACATGCACGCCCAAGGCTTGAAAGTACATGTGTGGACGATTAACGACATAGATGAAATGCGAAGGCTCATCGCCCTGGGTGTAGATGGCATCATTACCGACTACCCAGACAGGCTACACCGCGTGCTGGTCACCCAAGGCCACTAG